tagatagatagatagatagatagatagatagatagatggatatgATTACACTTTGGAGATgtagcttttttatttatttttttcatcactcATATTTCCTGTTAAAAAGTTTCAAGGTGGTGTTTAAAGCTGCATCAGATAATGTGTAGTGCTTATCAAACTACTTAAATGTAAACATATTATATTCACTGTAAACGGAGGCTGTCAACaagattgtaaaaaaaaacattcccacaAACATTTGTAAAGGCTTGTATTTGCATTTCTAGtctttttggtaacactttactttgaGTTTTTATACATAAgtctgacattacgctgtcattattatgaaatGAAACCTGTCATTATcgtgaataaggtgtcatgaaggctgtcattaagtgtcgttcactacCCCTTTGTTACCCCAACCCTAGCCTTTcgctaccctaaccctaaccctaaaattaaCTAACACTCCGTACTGATACACCTTCACAAACCTTTTTGATGAATGTACCCGGTATGGAGAAACCTGTCACATATGCTGGCCCATGCcctgcctttgattccctattCCAAGCTGGATCAGTCCCAGGACTATTCATGAGGCTTCATCAAGACCAATAATCAATGcacctaaccctacctaaccccaattgattcctccacctaacccaagaAATGCCAACATGGCTCCAaagatgtcataatttagcgaacagcACTTAatcacagccttcatgacacctgattcttgctaatgacagataatgacagcacaatgtcagccttatgtataaaacttaaagtaaagtgttactgtcTGGTCCCATTAGGTTGCAGAGTCCTCTATTGTGTGATGGAGATAAAGTGGTGAATCGTATTCTGCAGGAACCTCAAAAAATGCTTTGTCGTCAAAACACAAGTCATCTGATGGTGGTGCGAGGTACGGCAGCCTTAAAATGAACCCAGTGATGATTCCGCCCACTGCTGACAATCCAATGGTGGAAACCACGGCTGCTGCCTGGAACAGAGCCTGCTGCTGGGCAGTCCTTCCCAAACCTGGGCGTAAACTGGGAATCAACGTCTGGAGCTCTTTGAGCTTTGGATCTCCTTCTTGTGGCGCTCTGTGAGTGAAGATCTCATACAAACTGGGACCATAATCCTCCTCAGTGGCCACCAGTATGGCCCAAATCCCAGCAGCACAGGATATAAGTGCTGTTAGTCCGTGTAAGTTGTGTATTCCACACTGATCCTGGATCCTGCAGCGCCGTGCCAAAAAGGGACTCAAGTACTTGTATCCCAGCATGCATGCGGTGGCGCCCATCATTCCCAGAGCGTAGGCCGCTGCAGGAGTTATCATCATGTCTACAGAGGCTCCCACTGTTACTCCCCCGGCCAGGGTCACGTTCTGAACATCAGCCATGGTGATCTTCCCATTTTTGTGGAGCATGGTTGAGAGAGCGAAGGCCGTGAGGGTGGAGGCGCTGAGGGAGATGAAGGTGTGCAGGATGGCCCTGTGCTGGTCGTCCCCCCCCAGCGTTAACGCAGAGTTAAATGAAGGCCAGAACACCCACAGGAACAAAGTCCCCATCACAGAGAGGATGTCCGACTGGTAGCTGCTAGTCTGCTTCACATGGCCGTTGCTCAGGCCAGGCCTGTAGAGCATGAACGTGACCCCCAGACCAAAGTAACAAGCAAAGATGTGAATCAGAATCGATCCTCCTGCATCATTGATTTTCAGATAGTGGAGCACGGCCCACTCTGTGACTGCAAACACTGGCACTTCCAGCAGAGCCATGAAGAGTAGCTGCAGAGGACTCGTTTTCCCCAGCACTGCACCAAAGGAGATCAGCACAGCAGCACAGGCAAACTCTGCATTTATCAGGTTAATCAGTCCAAGGTGGATCTTACCATTGTGACTGAACTGGAAGTAGCCTTGCACCAGAATGGCCCACTGGATGGCAAAAGTAGCCAC
This portion of the Gouania willdenowi chromosome 7, fGouWil2.1, whole genome shotgun sequence genome encodes:
- the LOC114467452 gene encoding ammonium transporter Rh type B, giving the protein MKTRSLSLRVRLPVFVLVAEVAFVGLYAAFVTYDQHTDARLQSNHTDLMRNSVYKDYLVFTDIQVMIFLGFGCLMAFFRLYGFGGMVFNFLVATFAIQWAILVQGYFQFSHNGKIHLGLINLINAEFACAAVLISFGAVLGKTSPLQLLFMALLEVPVFAVTEWAVLHYLKINDAGGSILIHIFACYFGLGVTFMLYRPGLSNGHVKQTSSYQSDILSVMGTLFLWVFWPSFNSALTLGGDDQHRAILHTFISLSASTLTAFALSTMLHKNGKITMADVQNVTLAGGVTVGASVDMMITPAAAYALGMMGATACMLGYKYLSPFLARRCRIQDQCGIHNLHGLTALISCAAGIWAILVATEEDYGPSLYEIFTHRAPQEGDPKLKELQTLIPSLRPGLGRTAQQQALFQAAAVVSTIGLSAVGGIITGFILRLPYLAPPSDDLCFDDKAFFEVPAEYDSPLYLHHTIEDSAT